The Solibacillus sp. FSL W7-1464 genome contains a region encoding:
- a CDS encoding phosphoglycerate kinase: MFLKKSMNDVDVKGKRVFVRVDFNVPMDEGRITDETRIRAAIPTIEQLVNAGAKVILASHLGRPKGEVNEDMRLTAVGERLAELMDKPVKKLDESIGSDVEAAVNNMQEGEIILLENVRFHKGEEKNDEALAKEFAKLADLYVNDAFGAAHRAHASTEGIAKHVPAVSGLLMEKELDVLGKALSNPERPFTAIIGGAKVKDKIGVIENLLDKVDHLIIGGGLVFTFVKAMGHDIGKSLLEEDKIELAKGFIEQAKAKGVQLHMPVDAVVANEFSKDAETQVVAIDAIPSDWMGLDIGPKTAENYAEVIKQSKLIIWNGPMGVFEMEKFANGTKTVADAMATTDGYTIIGGGDSAAAVEKFEVASKMDHISTGGGASLELMEGKELPGIVALNDK, translated from the coding sequence ATGTTTTTAAAGAAATCAATGAACGATGTAGATGTAAAAGGAAAACGCGTATTTGTGCGTGTCGATTTTAATGTGCCGATGGATGAGGGCCGCATTACCGACGAAACGCGTATTCGTGCAGCTATTCCAACAATTGAACAACTAGTAAACGCTGGAGCAAAAGTTATTTTAGCTTCACATCTTGGCCGTCCAAAAGGCGAAGTAAACGAGGACATGCGCTTAACAGCAGTCGGCGAGCGTCTTGCGGAATTAATGGACAAGCCGGTTAAAAAATTGGATGAATCAATTGGTTCAGATGTAGAAGCAGCGGTTAACAATATGCAAGAAGGCGAAATTATCCTGCTTGAAAATGTTCGTTTCCATAAAGGCGAAGAGAAAAACGACGAAGCATTGGCAAAAGAGTTTGCAAAATTAGCAGACCTTTACGTAAATGATGCATTCGGCGCAGCTCACCGTGCACATGCTTCAACAGAAGGTATCGCAAAACATGTACCGGCTGTTTCAGGCTTATTAATGGAAAAAGAGCTGGATGTACTAGGAAAAGCATTATCAAATCCAGAGCGCCCGTTCACAGCAATTATTGGTGGAGCGAAAGTTAAAGATAAAATCGGTGTGATTGAAAACTTATTAGATAAAGTGGATCACCTGATTATCGGTGGCGGTTTAGTATTTACATTCGTCAAAGCGATGGGTCACGATATCGGGAAGTCACTTTTGGAAGAAGATAAAATCGAGCTGGCAAAAGGCTTTATCGAGCAAGCGAAAGCAAAAGGCGTACAACTGCACATGCCGGTTGATGCTGTCGTAGCAAACGAGTTTTCAAAAGATGCTGAAACGCAAGTAGTGGCAATCGATGCTATTCCATCTGACTGGATGGGACTTGATATCGGACCGAAAACTGCTGAAAACTATGCAGAAGTTATTAAACAATCGAAATTGATCATTTGGAACGGACCAATGGGTGTATTCGAAATGGAAAAATTCGCAAACGGTACGAAAACAGTTGCGGATGCAATGGCAACAACAGACGGCTACACAATTATCGGCGGCGGTGACTCGGCTGCAGCGGTAGAAAAATTCGAAGTCGCTTCAAAAATGGACCATATTTCAACAGGCGGCGGTGCTTCATTAGAGTTAATGGAGGGTAAAGAATTACCGGGAATTGTAGCGTTAAACGATAAATAA
- the gap gene encoding type I glyceraldehyde-3-phosphate dehydrogenase yields the protein MALQLAINGFGRIGRLVFREAMKHEEFEVVAVNDLTDAKQLAHLLKYDSVHGVYDADVQAEDDAFIVNGKRIQVLSEKDPANLPWGELGVDVVLECTGRWRSMEEVSKHIEAGAKKAILSAPAKGDMPTYVMGVNHEDYDPSQDVISNASCTTNCLAPLAKVLDEKFGIKRGMMTTIHSYTNDQRILDFPHSDPRRARAGAVSMIPTTTGAAIAVSKVLPQLKGKLDGFSMRVPTPNVSCVDLVVELDKDVTTDSINAALKEASEGDLKGILAYNELPLVSIDYNGNPASSTIDGLSTMVMEGRMAKVVSWYDNEIGYSTRLMDLALYIAKQGIKE from the coding sequence ATGGCATTACAATTAGCAATCAATGGATTTGGACGAATCGGACGTTTAGTATTCCGTGAAGCAATGAAGCACGAGGAATTTGAAGTAGTTGCAGTAAATGATTTAACTGACGCGAAACAGCTTGCACATTTATTAAAATACGACTCAGTACATGGAGTGTATGATGCAGACGTTCAAGCGGAAGATGATGCATTTATCGTAAACGGCAAACGCATTCAAGTGCTTTCAGAAAAAGATCCTGCAAATTTACCATGGGGTGAACTTGGTGTAGATGTAGTTCTTGAATGTACTGGCAGATGGCGTTCAATGGAAGAAGTATCAAAACATATCGAAGCCGGCGCAAAAAAAGCGATCCTTTCTGCACCAGCAAAAGGCGATATGCCAACATATGTAATGGGTGTTAACCACGAAGATTATGACCCATCACAAGATGTTATTTCAAACGCTTCTTGTACAACAAACTGTTTAGCACCACTTGCAAAAGTATTGGATGAAAAATTCGGCATCAAACGCGGTATGATGACAACTATTCACTCTTATACTAATGACCAACGTATCCTTGACTTCCCGCACTCTGACCCACGTCGTGCACGTGCAGGCGCGGTATCAATGATTCCGACAACTACTGGTGCAGCAATCGCCGTATCAAAAGTATTACCACAATTAAAAGGTAAATTGGACGGTTTCTCAATGCGTGTTCCAACACCAAACGTATCATGTGTTGACTTAGTTGTTGAATTGGATAAAGACGTAACAACAGATTCAATCAATGCTGCATTAAAAGAAGCTTCTGAAGGCGATTTAAAAGGCATTCTTGCTTACAACGAATTACCATTAGTATCAATCGACTACAATGGTAACCCGGCGTCATCTACTATTGATGGTTTATCAACAATGGTAATGGAAGGTCGTATGGCGAAAGTCGTTTCTTGGTATGATAACGAAATCGGCTACTCTACTCGTTTAATGGATTTAGCTTTATATATCGCAAAACAAGGTATTAAAGAATAA